In Acidobacteriota bacterium, a single window of DNA contains:
- a CDS encoding DUF1499 domain-containing protein translates to MRVARWATWGAAAGTVAVIAAPLGYRIGIAPLGPAFLLLAGGVLLIAVSAGVLGARMARETGPKGWTARSALVAAVAVGAVPVATLVSSLGAPPIHDVTTDTEDPPSFVAAVALNTPGRTDYGGPGLAERQRAAYPGLSPAILSVAPADAFRRALAVVRRMDWEVLATDPDTFRIEATDRTFWFGFHDDIVIRVAAAGEGGSRVDVRSLSRVGVGDLGVNARRVREFLDALSEE, encoded by the coding sequence ATGAGGGTGGCACGCTGGGCGACGTGGGGTGCGGCGGCCGGCACCGTCGCCGTCATCGCCGCTCCGCTCGGATACCGCATCGGCATCGCGCCGCTCGGGCCGGCGTTCTTGCTGCTGGCCGGCGGCGTGCTGCTCATCGCCGTCAGCGCGGGAGTCCTCGGCGCGCGGATGGCGCGCGAAACGGGGCCCAAGGGTTGGACAGCCCGGTCGGCTCTGGTTGCGGCGGTGGCGGTGGGCGCCGTTCCGGTGGCGACGCTGGTCTCGTCGCTGGGCGCACCGCCGATCCACGACGTCACGACCGACACCGAGGATCCGCCGTCGTTCGTCGCGGCCGTCGCGCTGAACACGCCGGGGCGTACCGACTACGGCGGCCCGGGCCTCGCCGAGCGGCAGCGGGCCGCCTATCCGGGCCTGAGCCCCGCGATTCTGTCGGTAGCGCCGGCCGACGCGTTCCGCCGGGCTCTGGCGGTCGTGCGGCGGATGGACTGGGAGGTCCTGGCGACGGATCCGGACACGTTCCGGATCGAGGCGACGGATCGCACGTTCTGGTTCGGGTTCCACGACGACATCGTGATCCGGGTCGCGGCGGCCGGCGAGGGCGGCAGCCGGGTCGACGTGCGCTCGCTGTCGCGCGTGGGTGTCGGCGACCTCGGGGTCAATGCCCGTCGCGTGAGGGAGTTCCTGGATGCGCTGAGCGAGGAGTAG
- a CDS encoding MBL fold metallo-hydrolase has product MPSGGLEAWLRGGTWFDSVCLAGSSMKRGVRVPGAPRRSHPFPYTTTAAAVLQTLGTAEPPAPAGRPMEWCSPATAPLLAWRPTESMGRENMKRIIVLAAVLGAGVLSLGIVGAQDAMVIEVEQLEDNLYVLRGQGGGGNTAVFVTSGGVVVVDSKNPGWGQSILDAIGELTDNPVTTLVNTHSHHDHVSGNVAFPANVDIVTHEVTAANMQVMRAYSGRTEPPANVFADSMGRGLPTQTFSERMSIGTGDDRVDLYHFGRGHTGGDAWIVFPVHGTLHSGDIFPGKNLPFLDANNGGSGVDIPDSLQKAHDNIPGVDTIITGHSTQMTWSDLHEYAAFNRDFLSAVRAGHAAGRSVDEIVAGWTMPEGYEGYRAPAPAGLTNSVQVIVDELKGN; this is encoded by the coding sequence ATGCCGTCAGGCGGCCTGGAGGCGTGGCTTCGCGGTGGAACATGGTTCGACTCCGTCTGTCTCGCGGGATCGTCGATGAAGCGTGGCGTGCGGGTCCCCGGGGCACCGCGCCGCTCGCACCCTTTCCCCTATACGACCACGGCCGCCGCGGTGTTGCAAACGCTCGGCACCGCCGAGCCGCCCGCGCCGGCGGGACGGCCGATGGAGTGGTGTTCCCCGGCCACGGCTCCTCTGCTAGCATGGCGCCCTACCGAATCCATGGGGAGGGAAAACATGAAACGCATCATCGTTCTGGCGGCGGTGCTCGGCGCCGGCGTCCTGTCGCTCGGGATCGTCGGCGCGCAGGACGCCATGGTCATCGAGGTCGAGCAGCTCGAGGACAACCTGTACGTCCTGCGCGGGCAGGGGGGCGGCGGCAACACGGCGGTCTTCGTCACCAGCGGCGGGGTCGTCGTCGTCGACTCCAAGAACCCCGGCTGGGGCCAGTCGATCCTCGACGCGATCGGGGAGCTCACCGACAACCCGGTGACCACCCTCGTCAACACCCACAGCCACCATGACCACGTGAGCGGCAACGTCGCGTTCCCGGCCAACGTCGACATCGTCACCCACGAGGTCACCGCGGCCAACATGCAGGTGATGCGGGCCTACAGCGGCCGCACGGAGCCGCCGGCCAACGTCTTCGCCGACTCGATGGGCCGCGGGCTGCCGACGCAGACCTTCTCGGAACGCATGTCGATCGGGACCGGCGACGACCGGGTCGACCTCTACCACTTCGGGCGGGGACACACGGGCGGCGACGCGTGGATCGTCTTTCCCGTGCACGGGACGCTGCATTCCGGCGACATCTTCCCGGGCAAGAACCTGCCCTTCCTCGACGCCAACAACGGCGGCAGCGGCGTGGACATTCCGGACAGCCTGCAGAAGGCGCACGACAACATCCCGGGCGTCGACACCATCATCACCGGGCACAGCACCCAGATGACGTGGAGCGACCTGCACGAGTACGCGGCGTTCAACCGCGACTTCCTGTCCGCCGTGCGGGCCGGGCACGCCGCGGGCCGGAGCGTCGACGAGATCGTGGCCGGCTGGACGATGCCGGAGGGCTACGAGGGGTACCGCGCCCCGGCGCCGGCCGGCCTGACGAACAGCGTCCAGGTGATCGTCGACGAGCTCAAAGGGAACTGA
- a CDS encoding PQQ-binding-like beta-propeller repeat protein produces MTAAERRARSLLAKRIERAAGAALIVFLGCAAAGAQDRDISPVTDEMLQNPDPADWLNWRRTLDGWGYSPLDQIDRDNVDQLQLVWGWQLGPGLSQAAPLVHDGVMFIPSPRNIVQAVDAVTGDRIWEYSREFDASTDFLDSVGAGMRTRSIAIYGDKIFANTSDAHIVALDAATGEVVWDHTVADYRLGYRYTSGPIVVNGNIVSGMTGCQNYKNDVCFISAHDPDTGEQVWRTSTIARPGEPGGDTWGDLPLTFRAGADSWIPGSYDPETNLTYWSTSQAKPWARVSRKTDGDALYTNSVLALDPATGELAWYFQFVPGETHDLDDVFESVLIDHRGRRSLFKMGKHGILWELDRATGAFVAAHDLGYQNVLDVDPQTGEVTYRPEMIPVAGVELDFCPDFGGVRNWRASAYHPETQALYIPIHPTCVTGMFTELEQVEGNDYYADRGWFSRGSRVHPDSGEHAGHLIAMDIDSGEIVWRHSTATRPGGAALTTAGGLVVSADTDRNLFVHDVETGEVLFRTRLPGSVQGFPITYAVDGRQYLAAPVGGGRANAVYVFALPERAVSAR; encoded by the coding sequence ATGACCGCAGCGGAGAGACGGGCGCGGAGTCTGTTGGCGAAGCGGATCGAACGCGCGGCGGGGGCGGCGCTCATCGTGTTCCTCGGCTGCGCCGCGGCGGGTGCCCAGGACCGCGACATCTCGCCGGTCACCGACGAGATGCTGCAGAACCCCGACCCGGCCGACTGGCTGAACTGGCGCCGCACCCTCGACGGCTGGGGCTACAGCCCGCTCGATCAGATCGACCGGGACAACGTCGACCAGTTGCAGCTCGTCTGGGGCTGGCAGCTCGGACCGGGGCTCAGCCAGGCGGCGCCGCTCGTGCACGACGGGGTGATGTTCATCCCCAGTCCGCGCAACATCGTGCAGGCGGTGGACGCGGTGACCGGGGACCGCATCTGGGAGTACAGCCGGGAGTTCGACGCGTCGACGGACTTCCTGGATTCGGTCGGCGCCGGCATGCGGACGCGCTCGATCGCGATCTACGGCGACAAGATCTTCGCCAACACCTCGGACGCCCATATCGTGGCCCTCGACGCGGCCACCGGCGAGGTGGTCTGGGATCACACCGTCGCCGACTACCGCCTGGGGTATCGCTACACGAGCGGCCCTATCGTCGTGAACGGCAACATCGTCTCCGGCATGACCGGCTGCCAGAACTACAAGAACGACGTCTGCTTCATCTCCGCCCATGACCCGGACACCGGTGAGCAGGTGTGGCGCACGTCCACCATCGCGCGCCCCGGCGAGCCGGGGGGCGACACGTGGGGCGACCTGCCGCTGACGTTCCGCGCCGGCGCCGACTCGTGGATTCCGGGCAGCTACGACCCGGAGACGAACCTGACCTACTGGTCGACCTCGCAGGCCAAGCCGTGGGCGCGCGTCTCGCGCAAGACGGACGGCGACGCGCTGTACACGAACAGCGTGCTGGCGCTCGATCCGGCGACCGGCGAGCTGGCGTGGTACTTCCAGTTCGTGCCGGGCGAGACGCACGACCTCGACGACGTCTTCGAGAGCGTGCTCATCGACCACCGCGGGCGGAGGTCGCTGTTCAAGATGGGCAAGCACGGCATCCTCTGGGAGCTCGACCGGGCCACCGGCGCGTTCGTGGCCGCGCACGACCTCGGCTACCAGAACGTCCTGGACGTCGACCCGCAGACCGGCGAGGTGACCTACCGGCCGGAGATGATTCCGGTGGCCGGCGTCGAGCTCGATTTCTGTCCCGACTTCGGCGGCGTCCGCAACTGGCGCGCGAGCGCCTACCACCCGGAGACGCAGGCGCTCTACATCCCGATCCACCCGACCTGCGTGACGGGCATGTTCACCGAGCTGGAGCAGGTCGAGGGGAACGACTACTACGCCGACCGCGGCTGGTTCTCCCGCGGGAGCCGGGTGCACCCGGACAGCGGTGAGCATGCGGGACACCTCATCGCAATGGACATCGACAGCGGCGAGATCGTCTGGCGCCACTCGACGGCCACGCGTCCGGGCGGGGCGGCCCTGACCACAGCCGGCGGCCTGGTGGTGAGCGCCGACACGGACCGCAACCTGTTCGTCCACGATGTGGAGACCGGCGAGGTGCTGTTCCGGACACGCCTGCCCGGCTCGGTGCAGGGCTTCCCGATCACCTACGCGGTCGACGGCCGGCAGTACCTGGCGGCGCCGGTCGGAGGCGGCCGGGCGAACGCGGTCTACGTGTTCGCCCTCCCGGAACGTGCCGTCTCGGCCCGTTGA